From the Theropithecus gelada isolate Dixy chromosome 16, Tgel_1.0, whole genome shotgun sequence genome, the window NNNNNNNNNNNNNNNNNNNNNNNNNNNNNNNNNNNNNNNNNNNNNNNNNNNNNNNNNNNNNNNNNNNNNNNNNNNNNNNNNNNNNNNNNNNNNNNNNNNNNNNNNNNNNNNNNNNNNNNNNNNNNNNNNNNNNNNNNNNNNNNNNNNNNNNNNNNNNNNNNNNNNNNNNNNNNNNNNNNNNNNNNNNNNNNNNNNNNNNNNNNNNNNNNNNNNNNNNNNNNNNNNNNNNNNNNNNNNNNNNNNNNNNNNNNNNNNNNNNNNNNNNNNNNNNNNNNNNNNNNNNNNNNNNNNNNNNNNNNNNNNNNNNNNNNNNNNNNNNNNNNNNNNNNNNNNNNNNNNNNNNNNNNNNNNNNNNNNNNNNNNNNNNNNNNNNNNNNNNNNNNNNNNNNNNNNNNNNNNNNNNNNNNNNNNNNNNNNNNNNNNNNNNNNNNNNNNNNNNNNNNNNNNNNNNNNNNNNNNNNNNNNNNNNNNNNNNNNNNNNNNNNNNNNNNNNNNNNNNNNNNNNNNNNNNNNNNNNNNNNNNNNNNNNNNNNNNNNNNNNNNNNNNNNNNNNNNNNNNNNNNNNNNNNNNNNNNNNNNNNNNNNNNNNNNNNNNNNNNNNNNNNNNNNNNNNNNNNNNNttttttttttttttttttttttttttgagacggagtctcgctctctcgtccaggctggagtgcagtggccggatctcagctcactgcaagctccgcctcccaggttcacgccattctcctgcctcagcctcccgagtagctgggactacaggcgcccgccacctcgcccggctagttttttgtattttttagtagagatggggtttcaccgtgttagccaggatggtctcgatctcctgacctcgtgatccgcccgcctcgtcctcccaaagtgctgggattacaggcgtgagccaccgcgcccggctatgtTAACCATTTCTTAAGGACCTTAACCAATTGTGCTGCTGTGACCACAAAAGCCATATGTTGGGTGACCTGAATATTAATTAACACAGTATTATAAAATCCTCTGCATCTGTCCTTTGAAAAAGCATCACAGGGCTGcgagcagtggctcaggcctgtaatcccagcactttgggaggccaagacgggtggatcacctgaggtcaggagtttgagaccagcctagtcaacatggtgacaccccatctctactaaaaatacaaaaattagctgggcgtggtggcgggcgcctataatcccagctacttgggagactgaggcagaagaatcacttgagcccgggaggtggaggttacagtgtgctgagattgcagcattgcactccagtctgggtgacaagagcaaaactcaatctcaaaaaaaaaaaaaaaaaaaaaaaaaaaaagcatcacaggccaggcacaatggctcatgcctataatcctagcactttgagaggccaaggcaggcggatcactagagcccaggagttcaagaccagcctgggctacatggcgaaatcccatctcttaaagaaaaggaaaaggaaaggggaaggggaaagaaaagaaatgatacgaataatttattcatatcatttatttatatcatcttatttatataaataaataaatttcagcaTCACAGAAATCTGAACCCATACCCTACAATTAAGAACCAGTGGTTATTTTACACACCAGGAAACTAAGATCCAGAGAGGTTAAAATGACTTATTAAAGACGATGAGAGcctgggcgtcgtggctcacgcttgtaatcccagcactttgggaggccaaggcgggtggatcatctgaggtcaggagttccacaccagcctggccaacatggcgaaaccccgtctcagaacacaaaaattagccgggtgtgatggcatgcacctgtaatcccaggtacccaggaggctggggcaggagaattgttggaacccaggaggcagaggctacagtgagccgagatcgcgccactgcactccaacctgggcaacagagcaagactccatccccaccaaaaaaaaaaaaaaaagacgatgGGATAGTTATTGGTGGATCCAGGCATCAGATCTCCCAAATTCCAATCGAATGCTCTTAACAACTATTTTGGAAACCATTAATTCCTATTTTTAGTATTCAGTTTTTATCCAGTGTGTAGTTCTGGTCATcacaactttaaaaaagtaataaaagtgtctaaagagaaacaaatgagataaaaggatacattgtcttatttatttatttatatcccaACCTTATTACAAGAAGGCTTACAAAGATGTAGATATTATAGTAATATAAAAGgattaaaacttagaaaaatgagaataaggaaaagaaaagtagaaaaggaGGACAGAACCAAGAACATGACTAGCATACAAAATACATAAACACTTGCTGAAGGTAGGCCACAAATTGGGCTCTAAATGGTCTACTATCagtataaacagaaaaatacaatcaGTTGAATATTTAGTGTCCTTAAGGTAAAAACCAAACAGCAATTAGGAAAACTGGGTCCAGAGAAAATTTTTCCCATGCATTCTTAAATAGAACATTATGAACTGTTATGATAAACACCCTTTACAGTATCCACagcaattaaatttattttttttcctgagacaggatctcactctgttgctcaggctggatgcagtggcacgatctttactcactgcaacctccacctcctgggttcaagcaattcttccccctcagcctcctgagtagctgggactaccacgtGCGCCACCATgaccgactaatttttgtatttttttggtagagacagggtttcaccatgttgcccaggctggtctcgaactcctgacctcaggtgatccgcctacctcggcctcccaaagtgctgggattacaggtgtgagccaccacacctggccagcaatTAAATTTCATAGAGATTTTCATATGGATTACCAAAGTCCAATCCAGAAAAAGCAATTCTGCAGAGGCCAATAAAATGCCAGCTATGCATAGGGAAATCTGGTTTAATCTAGAGACAGAATTAATAAACAGAACTACAGAGTACTCTCCAGACTATCTTTTGTCTAGAGAGATTAGATATAACTGAATAATATGGTCTAGATTAAAACTTACTTACCCTCAAGTCTCaggacaaaaatgaaaattgtgaataaagaaaaatgaaaagaagtcatGAAGGCCCAAACTGTATATTAAGGTCCAGATGATTTTCCTTACTAAAGGAAAAGGTTATTGAGATATGTCTCTAAccttaaatcttttctttttcttttgagacagagtctacctctgtcgcccaggagtgcaatggcacaatctcagctcactgcaaccttggtctccggggttcaagcaattctcctgcctcagccttccgagtagctgggactacagatgtgcagcaccacgcccagctaatttttgtattttttagtagagacaaggtttcaccatgttggccacactggtctcaaactcttgacctcaactgatctgcccaccttggcctcccaaataactTTAAATCTTAAGGTTGATGCATGCCTCTTAATCTCTTGGTTTGCCCATCAGAAACTGAATCATGGGCTGACTAGGATAAATTATCCGTTTAATAATCCTATGCTTTTCaaagaagttttattttggaTAACTGTTCCAATTAGAGACCTAGAGAAGACATTTAACCCACCCATGtttcagtttctattttcttcctcactagattattttattcacttttcaatttttaaaaattagatttattgCAGACTGGCCTCAAGCTCCCAGACTATATTTTTTAGCTGTATTATGTAGGGGTTGAAATGCCAGCTTTTAAGACTTTTGAAAAATTcacaggctgggtgtggaggctcatgcctgtgaaggttgcagtgagctgagatcgtgccactgcactccaacctgggtgacaagagtgagaccctatctcaaaaaaaaaaaaaaaaaaaagtgggggggcctggtggagtggctcacacctataattccagcactttgggaggccgaggcaggccgatcacttgaggtcaggagtttgagaccaggctggccaacatggtgaagccctgtctctactaaaaaatacaaaaattagctgggcataatggtgtgcacctgtaatcccagctactcgggagactgaggcatgaaaatcacttgaacccgggaggcggaggttgcagtgagctgagattgtgccactgcactccagcctgggcaacagagtgagactctgtctcaaaaaaaaataaaaataaaaataaaaataaaaattcatattgcTTCTGACAAGCCTATTAAACACATCAATAGCACCCTGGGAACCCATGAAGTATTATTATTGCTCAAGAAAGGAAACAAGTGGAAGCAGCCCTGGCTGAGAGCCTGAGGGTAAGAGCAGTGGAgaagtaaagaaaaggaaaaggtcaCCACCCTGATCTGAGATGTTGAATTGAGAGGTAGGTTGTATGATAGGGAAGGAATAGGGCCAGCTGTGGCTGCCAGTAGCAGAAAGTCCAAGGTTGGAACTCTGGTCTAAAGCCTAGGAGAACAGAACGGTGaggctacaaaataaaaataaactggattATCAAGGTGGTCATACTGAGTGGGCAGTGATGGAGATCTTCAGGCTCCCAACCAGGCCCCAATTTACAGTAGAGAGGCTCAAGCAGGGATAGGGTAGAGCAGGAAGGACTCCAGATCACAGTCAAAGTCATCGAAGGGCATGGTCTCTGCTGAACTGGGCTGCGTAGCTTGTGTCTCCGTGACAAAGTTCACTGGCTGCTTCTGTAGGAGCTCTGGGTCAAAGGCCACACCCCGAAAGAAAGGGTGGACCTGGAAGTGATGCAGATAACGTAGACGATGGAGGGGGTTCTGGCATAAGAGCTGAAGGAAAATAGAGCATGAAGGATGATGACTAGGACAGGAAAGGCCTGAACAGAAaggatggaaaagaagaaagaagttcgTGGAGCTGTGGAGGGCAGGAATAAGAACCCTGAAGAGTAGATGATTTGTAAAAGAGGGAGAAATAGAGGCTAATTTGGGGCAAAGGTGGGAATAAGGAGCTGTACTTGTGAGTTTTCAGATGAGTGTACAGTGCTCCACTCTCTCAGAAGGGACCTCTCTGTTCTAGATGGGGAGATTTGGGGGACCAGGAACTTAGGAATGTGACTCAGTACAGCTTAGATGGCAAGTAGTTAGGTAGTTAAGTAAAAGTTggagcccccccaaaaaaaattaatgagaggAATGAGGAAACATCACTTTAATGAAGGCAGGAGAGCATGAATGGTTTGGTAGCCAAGAAGGAAAGCAGCGCTCATCCTTACCTCATGGAGCAGGAGTGAGAGGCCCTGGTTAAGAGAAGCTGGGATCTCAGAGTCACTGTGGGTCACACTTGCCAACATGGCCACATGATCTCTCTCTGCAGCCACTGGAAACTGAGTTAAGAGGtagggagtggggatgggggtaGGGGTTCCTTCCTTAGTAGGAATAAGACAAGATTTCCTAAGGTCTTCCTTCTTCCCACCACAGGCAAAGCTCTTCTCTGCCCAAACCTACTAGTATTCTCTCACCTTTCCCGTTGCCAGAGAGAAAAGCAAGACACCCAGGGACCACCAATCAGCGGCATGGTTGTAAGGTCCTCCACTTAGGACCTCTGGGGCTACAGATTTCAAAGACACTCGTCACTGACATCCTTTAGCTATCCTCCTGCCCAATGCTTACCCATCAGCTTTAACCTCTCTCACCCATGTACTGAAGAGTGCCACAGATAGTGTAGGCTCGAGCTCCCTGGGGCAGGTGGCGGGACAGACCAAAGTCTGTCAGTTTCAGATGGCCTATAAAGAAGGTAAGGCAACCACACCACTGTTCCACCCCTCGTCAGCCATGATTTATTCCCAAAGTACCTCTCATCCTGGGGCTAGGGAAGGAAAAATACTTACCTCGTTCATCTAGAAGAATATTCTCCATCTGAAAGATCACAGGTGAGAAGtaattcttcctcttcctttcaacTCTCTTTCATCATGTATACACCCCAGCTGAAGGTTATGCCCTACTCAGCACTCAAATCTATACTCAGAGAGCCCTTGCCCAAATCCTTGGCACCCATGGGGGCCCCAATGTCTACAGTTCTCTGCTCCCTAACTTCTTGGACTTGTTGGGACTTCTTATTGAGACTCTTTCTCagacaaagggaaaaaagcaCTTAACTCTACCTTCACATCTCGATGCATGATGCCCAAGTCATGGAGATAACCTGTGGATAACAAGTATGGGGCGTGCTGCAGCTTTTCTGTCCTTTCCAGTTTCCCTAGTAGCCCTCATCCCATCCCTCTCCTATTCTTTGACCtccattatttatattaattcttTACTCTCCTTCCCAACTTAAATCTTCCCTCCCTATTTCCTTTACCACTGTTTCACTTACACAGTACCAGGACCAACTCGGCAGCAAAGAGACGGATGGAAGCCTCAGGAAAGCAGCCAACAGCCGACCAAAGGGAGTACAGATCTGTGCTGCAGTAGCTACACACTGCAAAGCCAGTGTGAAGCTACATACATTGCCAGAAGTCTAGGCAATGTTTGGGAGCTGCaatgcctgggctcaaggcatTGTAGGCCTCCTGCCCAAAATACCACTTGCTGTTCCCCCTCCCTTTGGGACAGAGAGGTGCCATGAGAAGGGGGACAGAGCAAAGGCAGAACAAGCCAAAGAGATAATCTCAGGTGGGGATATAGCACAAGGACCCTGGGGGATGAGGAGAGAGTCCAGTCACTCACTAATGAAAAGGTGCCGTTTTCCCTGCCAGCTGTCCCCCAAGCTGTGTACAAAGGGATGGTTGATCTGTCGCTAGGGACAAAGCAAACAGGAAGTTAGGGAGGAACATGGTCATTGAGAATAAAGGCAGCCGAGAACTCAGGTTTTACTCAGATGCGCAGAGGGGGAACTGCTGCCTCATCTCTCAGTTCAGAGGAACTCAATAATTGGAACTATCTGGTAATCCTAGAACCAGCAAATACTAAGGAATACACTGGGACATGCTTAAGAGATTTCCCTGGTAGGACATGAGAAAACTGTGTTGAGAGCTGATAGATACTTTTCCCAGGACCTACTTTAGTGTCAAACTAGGCTGAAGCAGATGGAGGAGGCAGAACCAGGAAAAGGTGGTGGTCAAGAAAGGTACTTTCCCTACCTGTGGCCTAGCTCTTCCCACAATCCTTTCCAGGACTCTGTGCATACCTGGATGCTAACCTCCTCTTTGCACTGCCTCACAGCGTCCCTCTGTAGGACCTTTACCTTGGGCACCACCTATAAAGGGAGAGTAGTGATGACTCATAGAGGATAGTGCTATTGAATTGTTTACTCCTCCCAACCTCTCTGGAATCAAGACTGGAAACAGAGACTAGAGAATAATGTGGTACCTAAGCCCCTACCTTCACTGCAAATATAGCTTTCTGGGTGCAATCTAGCACCTTGAGGACAGTTCCAAAGGAGCCTTTAGCCACAAGGCCTAAAATCTGTACAGAGAAATGGAGAACAGGCCAGTTGAGACTGGTCATTTCCAACTTCTCCCAAAGACTGAGACCCCACTCAGGGATTCCACTGACTTACCTTCAGTTGCTGCTGCCCCCTAATGGGCCTAATGGGAAACTCTGGTAGAAAGAGGTTGATGAACTGAGGCACTGGCCACTCTGGCAGAGACTTCAGTAGTGGGGCTGGCTTTAGGGACTCCCGGTGCAGATAGTGATGCCCCCGTAGTTCCCAGAGTTCTTCCAGATCTGACCTGATGGTTCCCACATCTGACCAGAGGCTCTTCCAGC encodes:
- the LOC112609616 gene encoding uncharacterized serine/threonine-protein kinase SgK494 translates to MGAVSCRQGQHTRVAVPHKQGGNIRGPWARGWKSLWSDVGTIRSDLEELWELRGHHYLHRESLKPAPLLKSLPEWPVPQFINLFLPEFPIRPIRGQQQLKILGLVAKGSFGTVLKVLDCTQKAIFAVKVVPKVKVLQRDAVRQCKEEVSIQRQINHPFVHSLGDSWQGKRHLFIMCSYCSTDLYSLWSAVGCFPEASIRLFAAELVLVLCYLHDLGIMHRDVKMENILLDERGHLKLTDFGLSRHLPQGARAYTICGTLQYMAPEVLSGGPYNHAADWWSLGVLLFSLATGKFPVAAERDHVAMLASVTHSDSEIPASLNQGLSLLLHELLCQNPLHRLRYLHHFQVHPFFRGVAFDPELLQKQPVNFVTETQATQPSSAETMPFDDFDCDLESFLLYPIPA